The Candidatus Alcyoniella australis genomic interval CCCAGCTCGGCCACGGCGGTCTTAGTGGTCTCGAGCAGCGCATGACAATTGCGGCAGCCCGGTCCCAGCACCTTGATCTTCATCGAGGTCTCCTTGGTTTTATCCCAGTAGTTTTTCCAGATCGCGCCTGCGCGGCACCTTGCCGCTCAACACGACCTTGCCCTCGATCACCAGCGCGGGCATGGCCAGCAGGCCGTATTTGATAATCTCGTCGACCTTGTCAACCTTGACCAGCTCGTGCTGCAGGCCGCGCTCCTCAAGGTAGGCGCGCACGGTCTCATAGGTTCGTTCGCAACGCGTGCAGCCCGGCCCGAGCACCTCGATTTTCATCTATTGCACCAACGCGCCGTAGAGCGTGCCCGCAGCAGCGGACATCACGATCACCAGCGCGAAGTAGACGCTCGATTTGCGTGGACCGAGCACGCCGTAGATCACGATCATGTTCGGCAACGACAGCGCGGGCCCGGCCAGCAGCAGGGTCAGCGCCGGGCCCTGTCCCATGCCCGCGCCGATCAGTCCCTCGAGGATCGGCACCTCTGTCAGGGTGGCGAAATACATCAGCGCCCCAGCCACCGAGGCAAACAGGTTGGCACTCAATGAGTTGCCGCCCACCAACGAGGCCACGTAACGGCCGGGAATGATTCCGGCGTCCATGCCCGGCCGTCCGAGCAGGAACCCGGCGACCAGCACGCCTGCCAGCAGCAGCGGGGCAATCTGCTTGGTCAGATCCCAGGTCGAATCGACCCAATCGCGCAGCTCGTCGCGATTAAACCAACTGCGGAGCATCAGCCCCAGCCCCAGCAGCAGCACACCGACCACCGGCCACTTGATCGCGTAGATCGCGTGCCACAGGCCGCCGTCAGTCTTGGGCTTGGCCCAGGCGGCGAAGACCAGAATCAGCACCATCGACAGGAAGTACAGGCCGG includes:
- a CDS encoding thioredoxin family protein, with the protein product MKIEVLGPGCTRCERTYETVRAYLEERGLQHELVKVDKVDEIIKYGLLAMPALVIEGKVVLSGKVPRRRDLEKLLG
- a CDS encoding permease, giving the protein MSERRKLILLIAAFLGAYLLPLGDERVRGALLEAFWMLRDYAREHVLFCLVPAFFIAGAIGVFVSQAAVMRYFGAQANRVLAYSVAAVSGGILAVCSCTVLPLFAGIHRRGAGIGPAAAFLYAGPAVNVLAIVLTARVLGWKLGLARALFAVGFSIVIGLVMALIFRREEQERAASGMFASTAEQPRPLWRTGLYFLSMVLILVFAAWAKPKTDGGLWHAIYAIKWPVVGVLLLGLGLMLRSWFNRDELRDWVDSTWDLTKQIAPLLLAGVLVAGFLLGRPGMDAGIIPGRYVASLVGGNSLSANLFASVAGALMYFATLTEVPILEGLIGAGMGQGPALTLLLAGPALSLPNMIVIYGVLGPRKSSVYFALVIVMSAAAGTLYGALVQ